AAAATTGCGGAAAATTTAAACGTAACCCGGGTGCCTACGATTATCGTTTATCATCATGATACGGAACTGGGCCGTGTGGTTGAATATGGCGAAACCGGCAGGTTCGATGTAGAACTGGCTGATATCATTAAGAAGGTAAAATAAGTCCGGATCATTGATGCTGAAACGCTGGAAAGCGGGTCCTTTTACCGCGGCACGTAACCTGAGGCCATCCTGCATACGCCATTCAAAAGCTGTTAAAATTTAATGCTCCGGTGCGGCTGTATGCTGCGGTGTGTCCTGGATGATCTTAATATCACTTACACTTTGTGCTGTGGCAATATTCAGCTGCTCTAGTAGGGCAAGTACTTTCAGCGTATTCCGTTCCCGGATCACATTAAACTCCCGTGCATTAGCCCCGGTAAAATATTCACAATTGATCAGAATGGCGTTTGCTGTAATGCTTGTTACAAATGCAGAAGCAGAAAGAACGCCGTCCCCGCTCAGGATCTCTCGGATGCCGTTGAGTAGTTGTTCAATGGCGCCGGCGCTGGTGGAGGAGGAAACCTCCAGTTTTAGTTCGGCCCTGCGCTGCACGCGGTTCGACTGGTTATCGAGGACACTGTCTACCATTTGTTTGTTAGGTACAGTGATATACGACTTGTCATCTGAGCGGATGCGGGTGCTTCTTAAACCTATTTTTTCCACAACTCCGGAAACAGAATTGAGTTTTACGGCGTCTCCCGTAGCAAAGGGTTTATCAAAAAAGATAATAAAAGATGCAATCAGGTTCTCCAGGCTTTCTTTTAACGCCAGGGCAACCGCGGCGCCCACAATACTCAAACCGGTAAGCAACCCCTTTATGTCGTAGTTGAATGTGTATTTTAGTATAAAAAGCAAACCAATAAGCGCTACCAGTACTTTAATCAGGTCCTTAAAAAAGAAAATCAGCTGGTGGGTTCCCTGACCCGTTTGTTCCTTCATGTAAACCCCCTGCACCATCAGCATCACAAAGTCAATCATCTTTATGATAAACTGGAAGAAGGTAAAAATGATAAAGAATGTGCCTGTCATCCGCAACAATTCCCTGAAGGTAATCTTATAAAGCGAAAACTCCAGTTCTGAAGGAAGCGTTAGTTTGTCAAGGGCCGTGACTGTGATCAGCACTGCGAAAAAAAGCCCCAGGGGTTTGGTCGCCAGCGCCCGGAAGGTTGGAAAATCAATATTCTTCCACCGGATCTTCAGTATTTTGAAAATCGCCAGGGCCAGGTAATGTGCAATGTATTTTTTAAACAGCAGCACAAGGAGGATTGTGG
The sequence above is a segment of the Niabella agricola genome. Coding sequences within it:
- a CDS encoding mechanosensitive ion channel family protein, producing MNAFLDQVYFNNSIRSYIAVGATILLVLLFKKYIAHYLALAIFKILKIRWKNIDFPTFRALATKPLGLFFAVLITVTALDKLTLPSELEFSLYKITFRELLRMTGTFFIIFTFFQFIIKMIDFVMLMVQGVYMKEQTGQGTHQLIFFFKDLIKVLVALIGLLFILKYTFNYDIKGLLTGLSIVGAAVALALKESLENLIASFIIFFDKPFATGDAVKLNSVSGVVEKIGLRSTRIRSDDKSYITVPNKQMVDSVLDNQSNRVQRRAELKLEVSSSTSAGAIEQLLNGIREILSGDGVLSASAFVTSITANAILINCEYFTGANAREFNVIRERNTLKVLALLEQLNIATAQSVSDIKIIQDTPQHTAAPEH